The nucleotide sequence ACGATTTTGTATCAAGGTATTTTGCCCCTAAGATAGGAATCGATGAAGATTATGTGACTGGTTCTGCCCATTGTGCCTTGGCATCCTATTGGCGCAGCCGCCTAAACCAAGAGAAATTTATTGCCTATCAAGACTCAAAGCGCGGGGGCGAAATAACGCTGACAATCCAAGGAGACACAGTGGAATTGAGTGGAGACTGCATTACGATGATTAAAGGACAGTTATCGTAAGAGAAAACTGGCAAACTCATTTAACTGATGTTCTTTACACATGATGAGCCATATAGTATAGACCTAAATCGGCTGTGTTCGTTTATGATGCATACGAACACAACCAATTTCAGTGTAAGATTTCTCATGAGAAATACTACGTAGTTGATAGACGTTAAAGAAGAGAAGGCAATACAGAAAGGAATGAAATCAATGAATATTACAACATTTATAGGCAGTTCTAGAAAAGAAAGCAATAGTGAACGTCTTGCAGATTTAGTAACGAAAGATATCAAACATCAAAAAATTTATCTAAAGGATTTATTTATTCAACCGATTCACGATTTGCGTCACGCGGAGGGCGGCTTTCAATCAGTAGAAGATGATTATGACATCATCATCAACGCTTTCTTAGAAAGTGACATCGTTATCTTTTCTACGCCTATCTACTGGTACACTATGTCGGGGATCATGAAAAATATGGTTGATCGGCTCAGTCAGGCCATCCGGGATGAACGGTTTCCGCAGTTCACTGAACATTTACAATCTGTAGAAGCCATCGTTCTAGCTGTCGGCGGCGATGAACCAAAAATTAAAGGACTGCCTCTTATCCAGCAATTCCAATATACGTTTGATTTCTTAAATATGCATTTTTCTACCTATATTTTAGGAGAAGGCAACCGGCCGGGTGATATCTTACAAGATCAGCAAGCACTAATACAAGCAGAACTATTAAATAAACGATTAAAGGAGTTAAGCTAGGGAAAGCGAAACCTTCTACGCTTCATAGGAGCAATTATCTCTCCTCCATTCATGCAGTTTTGAAACATTTCTATGCGGGTAAATGGAAATCAATAACAGCAGAGGAGAGATCAAAATGATTAAACTTGAAACGGAATTGGAAGGAAAGAGGGCATTATACGGAGAAGTATGTAGCTTATTCGAACATCATGGGCTCGTCATTGGCGGGAACTGGGAATTTGATCACGGAATGTTTGATACGACCTTGTATAGTGATGGGGGAGAATCGATTTACTTGCGCCTGCCATTCGATGTAGAGTCGGGCATGCTGGATGAAGATGATGCCTTGCTCGTCTTCAAAACACCTTTTGTCATTAAGCATATCGCCAATATTGGCTTAGATGATGATGAAAGCCCGGCGCTTGCATCCACCGGGTTGGATCAATTCCAAAGTCCGGATGACAAGGATGCGCCAATACATCGGAAAACGAATTGGGCCCTAGAAGGAGAGCAAAAGATTGCTCAAATAATCGATGAAATTCAATTTAGCCAAATTTAATAGGAGAAGCATCTTTAACTGTTCATAGCAGTTTGCTTGAGCTGGCTTTTATAGGCCGGCTTTTTGATTTCTCTGAGCTCGCCCAATTAACCCTGCAGTCCAGGTTGATAGAGAAGCCCCTTTTTTTCTATTTGTTTGGTTAATTCTTCAGCAAAGGGGAGATGGGGATGAATCGTATACCGGACCGGATTTGGGGTTAATCCCATTGTTTCCTGCAAAGGAAGTAATCTCAGCCAGCCCTCAAGCTGTAATGCTCTTGCGATGATAAGATCAAAGTGATCTGCGATGTCAGGAGAGCAGCCGTTTACTTCTATGAAGTGCTGCATCAAGTCATCCCATTGCTCCTGTGTCGAAACTAATTGAGTTCTCATAATGTGCTGAAATGAGTGGCACTTTCTGCAAATAAGTTGGATATCTATGAGATGGCACACCTTATTTGCAAAATCGTATTCTTCTATCTCGTGAAGATGAAGGTGCCTCATTTCCTTCCCAGCCGCAGGGACCCATCCACAAATCGAGCATTTTTTTCCTTGCTGCTCCAATACTGCCGGGCGCAATTTTTTCCTCCAAAGGTGGTCTGTGACCGTCTTTCTGACCGTATTTCCGTGAAACATTGGAGGTTTAGCTGAAGGAAGCAGCTTAAAGTTCGTTAGGTCCCATTCTTCTGTCCTCATAAAATCATCTTCCTTTCTGTAAAAGTCAAACATTCAATCAAGTGGTTGAATGGGAAACATTTAAATAAATCTTCTTACTCTATGACTGTTACTCTGCCATCTTTATATTCGAATAAATAATCGCCTTCTTCGGCTAATAGAACAGGCAAATACTGATTGATCATTTCAGCAATCCCTAAATTGTCAGGGTTCATTATCCAATCGATGTGTTTCCAATCGAGAATGCCTTCTCTTGTTTTTTTATTGGTTCATTTCCTAATGCGGGATCCACTTCAAATAAGTACACGTATAATCCATCTTTTTTTCGATCACTCGTATCCCAGGTAATAATCCCTTTTGAATAATATTGATTTACTTTGAAGCTAGTCTCCTCAAACACCTCGCGAATGGCACCCTCATCCTCTGTTTCACCCGCTTCATATTTACCGCCAACACCGTTCCACACGCCCATGATAGGCGGCTTTTTGCGGTTTAACATTAAGATCCTATCATGACTTTTAAAAAACAAACATTGTATTTAAACACGTAATCAGTCCTCTGCTTACATTCATTTTTATCGTCTAATTATAGAATACTGTCTAAATTAAATGATCACCAGTATCAAATAGTTTATAGTAATTTTGTGGAGAGGCTGGACGATATTTACAAATTTCAATAATAATAAAGAAAGAACAAGCCCGAAAAAGCTTTATTGCTTTCTTAAATAATGGGCTCTGTTAAAGAGGCATGCTGTTTTTTTCAATTGCCGATTGTAACGGAAAGGGTCCGCTTGCAGTGAAAATCATTGTAAGTATGAAGCTGAATAATGCCAAAGAAGAAGCAAGGAAGCAGAATGATATTTAAAAGCTAATTTTAGCGAGCACTTTAGAATTTACGATACTTTGTACGATAATATGGGCAACTTTAGATTTGAATATGCGGCTAAGGTGAAGGAGGAGGAAGGTGGGACACCAGTCTTACTTTGTGTACTTTAGAGGTCTAGACTGCAATAGCCAAGGAGCCTTTATCCTATTGGCTGCCTGCCATATTCGCTGTTAGCGGGTTCGTTCAGCTCTTATATATATGATTGAACTTAAAAAATCCATTCTTTTGGAGAGAACAGGGGGAAGAAATGAGAGTTTGTATAGAGAGTTTCGAAGGTTCGTATCCTTTTTATGTTGACGAAGTATTATCTGTTTTTGGTGAGGAAGTTAAAGACTTTAATTGGGTTTTTACTGATATTGAAGGCTACATTTTTCATGAAGAGAAGGAGGTTACATTACCAGAGCTTGAAGGGGATCTCGTAGTGTTAACAGGAAGTGAACTCTATTCTATTATTCAAGAATATAACATTCTATTAATATTCGGAGTCATTACCTGTGTTAGCCTTGATTTTAATATAGATGAAGTGAATGAATTTCCTTCTATTAACGATAACAGTTACTATTGGAGCAGAAATTACAAGTCTCCGCTTAAAGAAGCAAGAATTGAATTTGGTTTTTTTGATACGACCGTTGTCATTGTAACTACTGATGAGGCAGATTTAGTTGGAAAACTCAAGAGAAGTTTCCCGGCAATGTGTACTTTTGATGCCTTTTTAGAGAAGAGTTAGAAGGAGTTGGTAAGATATATTTTATTGAAAGCCAATAAAAAATACTATATGCCAATCCATTCTTTTGGCGTTCTCATTTTCTCTGCCATTCATTAAGATTCCCGATAATAGTTATGAGGTAGTCAGATAAATTTACGGTAAAAATTTATTGAATATTCAAAATTTAGACGTTAAAATTTTAATAACTTAAATGTATTGAAAATTCATCAAGCAGGATCAAATAACTAGGAGGGAAAGCTTGTTGGCCGTGTCTGTAGAGTCTGCCGTAAAATATTCAAATCCATATAAGAAATGAGGATGACAAATGAGCAAAGTCGATCTTTTATTTAAAAACGCCAATGTACTAACATTAGACAGCAAAAATCATCGGGCTGGCTCCGTCGCAGTATCAGAAGGCAGGATTGTTGGCATTTGGAAAGAGAAGGAACCTTCAAAAAGTGAATTGGAAATAACAGCCCAAACAGATGTGGTGGATTTAAGAGGAGCCACGCTTATTCCGGGATTTATCGACACCCATAATCATATTTTGGCATACGGACAAATGAAAAACCAGTTGAACTGTGGCACGCCGCCTAACCGGACAATAAACGATATAGTGGAGATTATTCGAGAGAAAGCCAAAGAAATACCGGCCGGAGAATGGATTCAAGGATATGGCTATGACGACACTCTTCTTCTGGAAAAGCGTCATATTACTAGAAAGGATTTAGATCAAGCGGCTCCTCATCATCCTGTTTACATTACACACACCTCCGGGCACCTGGCTGCAGTCAACTCACTGGCTTTGCAAATAGGTGGTTTAACGGACACGATTTCTGATCCACAAGGCGGACACTATGGACGAGATGAGAAAGGCCGCTTGAATGGAGTGCTGTATGAATCAGCTGCCATGCAGCCAGTTATGAATCAGATGCCTAAACTGACTGTAGATGATATGGTCAATGCATTAGGCGAAGCGGCAAAGGACTATGTAGCACAAGGAATTACAACGAATTCAGATGCAGCCATCTTCGGAAAGGATGATTTTGAAGCTCATTTAAAGGCGGCAGAAAAAGGGGTAAACCCTATGCGCACGCAATTGCTGATTATGCATCACCTTCTTCGTAAAGGAGGCATGTTCGAGGGGTATTCGGCTGCTGAACTGGACAGAGAAATTAGGGAGCGCTCTGGCGGTATGGCCAGACTTGATAGTGCGAAATTGTTTCAGGATGGCTCTATTCAGGGGTTGACGGGAGCTTTGCGACAGCCATATTATCAGAATCCTGATGTTACTGGTGGTTTGATTCATCCACAGGAAGCCTTTAATGAAGAAGTGGCCGATCTTCATCAGCGCGGCTTTCGGATTGCGACCCACGGAAATGGGGACCGCGCTATTGGTTCGATAGTAGAGGCATATGAATATGCTTTATCTAAGCATCCTCGCGGCGATCATCGGCACCGCATTGAACATGTCCAGACCGCTACATCAGAGGATTTAGCAAAAATGAGGGAGCTTGGGATAGCTGGTTCGTTTTTCATTAACCATGTCTATTATTGGGGAGACCGCCATGAAAAAATTTTTTTAGGACCAGAGCGAGCAAGGCGTATCAGTCCGTTAGCGGAAGCTATTAAGTTCAACTTGTTGTTTACGCTTCATTCTGATTGCCCGATTACGCCTATTTCACCGTTATTTTCTGTGTGGGCAGCAGTGAACCGTTTGAAAAAGGACGGCAGCATTCTCGGACCTGAGCAACGCATTGATGTCATCGCAGCGTTAAAAGCCATGACTATTTACGGAGCCCAGCTAAACTTTGCTGAAAGCGTTT is from Bacillus sp. PK3_68 and encodes:
- a CDS encoding flavodoxin family protein, with product MNITTFIGSSRKESNSERLADLVTKDIKHQKIYLKDLFIQPIHDLRHAEGGFQSVEDDYDIIINAFLESDIVIFSTPIYWYTMSGIMKNMVDRLSQAIRDERFPQFTEHLQSVEAIVLAVGGDEPKIKGLPLIQQFQYTFDFLNMHFSTYILGEGNRPGDILQDQQALIQAELLNKRLKELS
- a CDS encoding YugN family protein → MIKLETELEGKRALYGEVCSLFEHHGLVIGGNWEFDHGMFDTTLYSDGGESIYLRLPFDVESGMLDEDDALLVFKTPFVIKHIANIGLDDDESPALASTGLDQFQSPDDKDAPIHRKTNWALEGEQKIAQIIDEIQFSQI
- a CDS encoding NUDIX domain-containing protein, which encodes MLNRKKPPIMGVWNGVGGKYEAGETEDEGAIREVFEETSFKVNQYYSKGIITWDTSDRKKDGLYVYLFEVDPALGNEPIKKQEKAFSIGNTSIG
- a CDS encoding amidohydrolase; translated protein: MSKVDLLFKNANVLTLDSKNHRAGSVAVSEGRIVGIWKEKEPSKSELEITAQTDVVDLRGATLIPGFIDTHNHILAYGQMKNQLNCGTPPNRTINDIVEIIREKAKEIPAGEWIQGYGYDDTLLLEKRHITRKDLDQAAPHHPVYITHTSGHLAAVNSLALQIGGLTDTISDPQGGHYGRDEKGRLNGVLYESAAMQPVMNQMPKLTVDDMVNALGEAAKDYVAQGITTNSDAAIFGKDDFEAHLKAAEKGVNPMRTQLLIMHHLLRKGGMFEGYSAAELDREIRERSGGMARLDSAKLFQDGSIQGLTGALRQPYYQNPDVTGGLIHPQEAFNEEVADLHQRGFRIATHGNGDRAIGSIVEAYEYALSKHPRGDHRHRIEHVQTATSEDLAKMRELGIAGSFFINHVYYWGDRHEKIFLGPERARRISPLAEAIKFNLLFTLHSDCPITPISPLFSVWAAVNRLKKDGSILGPEQRIDVIAALKAMTIYGAQLNFAESVLGSIEIGKQADFAVLEADPTAIHPEEIKDVSILATYIAGQPVYGHEAIKTS